In one Polaribacter sp. ALD11 genomic region, the following are encoded:
- a CDS encoding alpha-2-macroglobulin encodes MKAKNLLFRISILLLIFSCKKEEIKTDNIYKFKEYISYTTSGVVSVANNLEVNLAKEVDGWEANKEISSEIISIKPFVNGTIKTVNKHAFIFIPDENLDADTEYSVTIKLNEIYKKTSKEFKNYTFQFKTIAPNFNIQTNNLQSYSKEYQYLGGVVKSADVISLENAKELIKASQKGTSRNIVWNESYEKGKVFEFKIDSIQRFVEDSKLEIIWNGDPINSESKGENEIIIPGKNNFNVIHLKVNNTSEQYISINFSDQLKKQQNFDGLVTVKNVKNPRFIVNGNELKVFSETKFEGAILVSVFQGIKNIDNYKLKNNYTETITFEQKKPEIRAISSGTILPNSNDLKFNFEAINVREVDVRIIKIYEENVLQFLQENNINSNNEYAIKRVGRRVAKETITLIDKNENNTQKWKAYSVDLAKMMEAETGAIYRIELSFNKDQAIYNCSESTVSIANNTDFEGDYYGEEYDNLSEVEGEEEREELYWDNKLYSYKNYNYNWRERDNPCHEVYYNERGISQNLLASNMGIIAKKGTNNEYFFAVTDILNTKPIIGAIVKLYNFQQKEILSTRTNAQGFVKVESTKNAAFAIVSKGNKKGYIKLLDGNSLSLSKFDVAGSKTQKGLKGYIYGERGVWRPGDSLHLTFMLNDAENRLPKNHPVKLEVTDPSGKLVYKKVTSENLHNFYKFSVTTSQEAKTGNYSAKISVGGAKFYKSLKIETVKPNRLKIKIDFDGEVLTSRNPINGTLDVKWLHGTPAKNLKAEIKAKVSAANYSFENYKDFVFTDPSREFSSEEITVFEGKLDANGIAKINSKLSIGKNAPGMLNVQFLVRAFETGGDFSMDAFTKKYAPFTSFVGLKSPEGNRYGSFFTDENQTFSVVSVDEKGNPIQRDEIEVEVYQIQWRWWWSAADDNLSRYTASSYQNKYKTLKISTNSKGKGSFSLNIPEKDRGRFLIRVLDKKSGHATGRTAYFYKNWWQNSTSGDKEAAKMLVFSADKEKYNVGETAKITFPSGSKGRALISIENGTKVLETKWVETQKGTTSVEIPINKNMAPNVFVNISLLQPHQVSENDLPIRLFGIIPILVEDKSTKLEPEISMPNELQPEKEFVVKVSEKNNKPMTYTLAVVEEGLLDLTRFRTPNAFDVFYAREALGVKTWDIFDDVIGGYSGSIDQVFAIGGDGNASKGKNRKANRFKPVVKYLGPFYLEKGKTDSHKITLPNYIGSVRTMVIAGDVNKGAFGNVEKAVPVKKPLMVLATLPRKLSPKEKVTLPITIFAMDKKVKNVTVQVKTSNGISVVGNKYQTINFKKPDEKMVYFELDVLKANGINTVEIIASGNGEKATYKVDLDVVNPNPMTSKVVDVTIEGKQMQSINFNTFGVAGSNTAILELSTIPSINFSGRLAYLIRYPHGCVEQTTSSVFPQLFLNDIFDLTADKKRQVQENIENGIKRLGKFQQANGGLSYWLGENETDDWGTTYAGHFMLEAAKKGFVLPLTFKSDFIRYQKNAARNWRPDYRNNYTDLAQSYRLYTLALAGSADLSAMNRMREFKQISNEAKWRLAAAYALAGQKEASKEIMSTANINFSTSKHNYYTYGSVDRNRAMALETMLITNHKDTKDVAKSIAKELSSNKWMSTQSTAYSLLAIGKMVVKNGGKAINLKYTNDGQTVAVKTQSSMVQRTLKVKKGENSIRIKNDENNIVFARIINSGQLPLGDEISESRGLSVAVQYIDLEGKLIEINELKQGQDFVAKITVSNPKNESVKDIALTQVFPSGWEIVNTRFTDFGTTTKSEARYTDIRDDRVNFYFDLNQQSKKTETKTFTVLLNAAYLGNYYLPGVQVEAMYDNDYLVRTKGRWIDVVK; translated from the coding sequence ATGAAAGCGAAAAATCTACTTTTTAGAATCTCAATTCTTTTATTAATTTTTTCTTGCAAAAAAGAAGAGATTAAAACCGATAACATCTATAAATTTAAAGAATACATCAGTTATACAACTTCTGGTGTTGTTTCTGTGGCGAATAATTTAGAAGTAAATCTTGCCAAAGAAGTAGATGGTTGGGAGGCGAATAAAGAAATATCATCAGAAATTATTTCTATAAAACCATTTGTAAATGGTACTATTAAAACGGTGAATAAACATGCTTTTATATTTATACCTGATGAGAATTTAGATGCTGATACCGAATATTCTGTGACTATAAAATTGAATGAAATCTATAAAAAGACTTCCAAAGAATTTAAAAATTACACGTTTCAGTTTAAAACAATCGCACCGAATTTTAATATTCAAACGAATAATTTGCAATCGTATTCTAAAGAATATCAATATTTAGGAGGCGTTGTAAAATCTGCAGATGTAATTTCTTTAGAAAATGCTAAAGAATTGATAAAGGCATCACAAAAAGGAACTTCAAGAAACATCGTTTGGAATGAATCTTATGAAAAGGGAAAAGTTTTTGAATTTAAAATTGATAGCATTCAACGTTTTGTAGAAGATTCTAAATTAGAAATTATTTGGAATGGAGATCCGATAAATTCAGAGTCAAAAGGAGAAAATGAAATTATAATTCCAGGGAAAAATAATTTTAATGTAATTCATTTAAAAGTGAATAACACTTCAGAACAATATATTTCTATTAATTTTTCTGATCAACTTAAAAAGCAACAAAATTTTGATGGTTTAGTAACCGTCAAAAATGTAAAAAATCCACGTTTCATTGTTAACGGAAATGAGTTAAAAGTGTTTTCTGAAACGAAATTTGAAGGCGCTATTTTGGTTTCCGTTTTTCAAGGAATAAAGAACATTGACAATTATAAATTAAAAAACAATTATACAGAAACCATCACTTTCGAGCAGAAAAAACCAGAGATTAGAGCAATTAGTAGTGGAACTATTTTGCCGAATTCGAATGACTTAAAATTCAATTTTGAAGCCATAAATGTTAGGGAAGTTGATGTTCGGATTATTAAAATTTATGAAGAGAATGTGTTGCAATTTCTGCAAGAGAATAACATAAATAGCAATAATGAATATGCTATAAAAAGAGTAGGTAGAAGAGTTGCAAAAGAAACCATTACTTTAATTGATAAGAATGAAAACAATACTCAAAAATGGAAAGCATATAGTGTAGATTTGGCTAAAATGATGGAAGCTGAAACCGGAGCAATTTACAGAATAGAGCTGAGTTTTAATAAGGATCAGGCTATTTACAATTGTTCAGAAAGTACGGTTTCTATTGCGAATAATACTGATTTTGAAGGTGATTATTATGGTGAAGAATATGACAATTTAAGTGAAGTTGAAGGTGAAGAAGAAAGAGAAGAATTGTATTGGGATAATAAATTGTATAGCTACAAGAACTATAATTATAATTGGAGAGAAAGAGACAATCCGTGTCATGAAGTTTATTATAATGAAAGAGGAATATCGCAAAATTTATTGGCTTCCAATATGGGAATTATCGCTAAAAAAGGGACAAATAATGAATACTTTTTTGCTGTAACAGATATTTTAAATACAAAACCTATAATTGGTGCTATTGTTAAATTATATAATTTTCAGCAAAAAGAAATTTTATCAACTAGAACAAATGCACAAGGTTTTGTAAAGGTAGAAAGTACTAAAAACGCAGCATTTGCAATTGTTTCTAAAGGAAATAAAAAAGGGTATATCAAATTATTAGACGGAAATTCTTTGTCTTTAAGTAAGTTTGATGTTGCAGGAAGTAAAACTCAAAAAGGTTTAAAAGGGTATATTTACGGAGAACGTGGCGTTTGGCGACCTGGAGATTCTCTGCATTTAACGTTTATGCTAAATGATGCAGAAAATAGGTTACCTAAAAATCACCCAGTAAAATTAGAAGTTACAGACCCAAGTGGAAAGTTGGTGTATAAGAAGGTGACGTCAGAAAATCTACACAACTTTTATAAGTTTTCTGTAACAACTTCACAAGAAGCAAAAACAGGAAATTATTCTGCAAAAATTTCTGTTGGTGGCGCAAAGTTTTACAAAAGTCTAAAAATTGAAACCGTAAAACCAAACCGATTAAAAATTAAAATTGATTTTGATGGTGAGGTTCTAACAAGCAGAAACCCAATTAACGGTACGTTAGATGTAAAATGGCTACACGGAACGCCTGCAAAAAATCTAAAAGCAGAAATTAAAGCAAAGGTTTCGGCGGCTAATTATAGTTTTGAAAATTATAAGGATTTTGTTTTTACAGATCCATCAAGAGAGTTTTCGTCAGAAGAAATAACTGTTTTCGAAGGGAAATTAGATGCAAACGGAATTGCAAAAATTAATAGTAAATTAAGTATTGGTAAAAATGCTCCAGGAATGTTAAACGTTCAATTTTTGGTAAGAGCTTTTGAAACTGGCGGTGATTTTTCTATGGATGCTTTCACTAAAAAATATGCACCTTTCACCTCTTTTGTGGGTTTAAAATCTCCAGAAGGAAATAGATATGGTTCGTTTTTTACAGATGAGAATCAGACCTTTTCTGTGGTTTCTGTAGATGAAAAAGGAAATCCGATTCAAAGAGATGAAATTGAGGTTGAAGTTTATCAAATTCAGTGGCGTTGGTGGTGGAGTGCTGCTGATGATAATTTATCTAGATATACTGCTAGCAGTTATCAGAACAAATACAAAACTTTAAAAATCAGCACAAATTCAAAAGGAAAAGGAAGTTTCAGTTTGAATATTCCAGAGAAAGACAGAGGACGTTTTTTAATAAGAGTTCTTGATAAAAAAAGTGGTCATGCAACCGGTAGAACTGCTTATTTCTATAAAAATTGGTGGCAAAATTCTACTTCGGGTGATAAAGAGGCTGCAAAAATGTTGGTATTTTCTGCGGATAAGGAAAAATACAATGTTGGTGAAACTGCAAAAATTACGTTTCCTTCAGGAAGTAAAGGACGTGCGTTAATCAGTATCGAAAATGGTACAAAGGTTTTGGAAACGAAATGGGTGGAAACGCAAAAAGGAACGACTTCTGTAGAAATTCCTATCAATAAAAACATGGCGCCAAATGTGTTTGTAAACATTTCATTATTACAACCGCATCAGGTTTCAGAAAACGATTTACCAATTCGATTGTTTGGTATTATTCCGATATTGGTTGAAGATAAGTCTACCAAATTAGAACCAGAAATTTCGATGCCAAATGAATTGCAACCAGAAAAAGAGTTTGTTGTAAAAGTTTCAGAAAAAAACAACAAACCAATGACCTATACTTTGGCTGTTGTAGAAGAAGGTTTGTTAGATTTAACACGATTTAGAACCCCGAATGCATTCGATGTTTTTTATGCAAGAGAAGCTTTAGGTGTAAAAACCTGGGATATTTTTGACGATGTAATTGGCGGATATTCAGGAAGTATCGATCAAGTTTTTGCCATTGGTGGAGATGGAAATGCATCAAAAGGGAAAAACAGAAAAGCAAACAGATTTAAACCTGTTGTAAAATATTTAGGACCGTTTTATTTAGAAAAAGGAAAAACGGATTCTCACAAAATTACCTTACCGAATTATATTGGTTCTGTGAGAACAATGGTAATTGCTGGTGATGTTAATAAAGGGGCTTTTGGAAATGTAGAAAAAGCAGTTCCTGTTAAGAAACCTTTAATGGTGTTGGCTACATTGCCAAGAAAATTATCGCCAAAAGAAAAAGTTACCCTACCAATTACCATTTTTGCAATGGATAAAAAAGTAAAGAATGTTACTGTTCAGGTAAAAACTTCCAACGGAATTTCTGTTGTTGGGAACAAGTATCAAACAATCAACTTCAAAAAACCAGATGAAAAGATGGTGTATTTTGAATTGGATGTTTTAAAAGCAAATGGCATCAATACGGTTGAAATTATTGCGAGCGGAAACGGAGAAAAAGCAACTTATAAAGTAGATTTAGATGTTGTAAATCCGAATCCGATGACCTCTAAAGTTGTTGATGTAACTATTGAAGGAAAACAAATGCAAAGTATCAACTTTAATACATTTGGAGTCGCAGGTTCAAACACGGCAATTTTAGAATTGTCTACAATTCCGTCCATTAATTTTTCTGGAAGACTAGCCTATTTAATTCGCTATCCGCATGGTTGTGTAGAGCAAACAACATCAAGTGTTTTTCCTCAGTTATTTTTAAATGATATTTTTGATTTAACTGCGGATAAAAAACGTCAAGTTCAAGAAAACATAGAAAACGGAATTAAACGATTAGGGAAATTTCAACAAGCAAATGGAGGTTTGAGTTATTGGCTTGGAGAAAACGAGACAGATGATTGGGGCACAACGTATGCAGGTCATTTTATGTTAGAAGCTGCCAAAAAAGGCTTTGTTTTACCGTTAACTTTTAAAAGTGATTTTATTAGATATCAGAAAAATGCAGCAAGAAATTGGAGACCAGATTACAGAAATAATTACACAGATTTAGCGCAATCTTATAGGTTATATACGCTGGCCTTGGCTGGAAGTGCAGATTTGTCTGCAATGAATAGAATGCGAGAGTTTAAACAAATTTCGAATGAAGCAAAATGGCGTTTGGCTGCGGCGTATGCTTTGGCGGGTCAGAAAGAAGCTAGTAAAGAAATTATGAGTACTGCAAATATTAATTTTAGCACTTCTAAACACAATTATTACACGTATGGTTCTGTAGATAGAAACCGAGCAATGGCTTTAGAAACGATGTTAATTACCAATCATAAAGACACCAAAGATGTAGCAAAATCTATCGCAAAAGAGTTGTCTAGTAATAAATGGATGAGCACACAATCTACGGCATATAGTTTGTTAGCAATCGGAAAGATGGTTGTTAAAAACGGAGGAAAAGCAATCAATTTAAAGTATACAAATGATGGACAAACGGTTGCTGTAAAAACACAAAGTTCGATGGTTCAAAGAACTTTAAAAGTGAAAAAAGGCGAAAATTCTATCCGTATAAAAAATGATGAAAATAATATTGTTTTTGCAAGAATTATCAATTCTGGGCAATTGCCTTTGGGTGATGAAATTTCTGAAAGTAGAGGTTTAAGTGTTGCTGTTCAGTATATCGATTTGGAAGGGAAGTTAATCGAAATAAATGAGTTGAAACAAGGTCAAGATTTTGTTGCAAAAATAACAGTGAGTAATCCGAAAAATGAAAGTGTAAAAGACATTGCGTTAACACAAGTTTTTCCTTCTGGATGGGAAATTGTAAATACCCGTTTCACAGATTTTGGAACTACGACAAAAAGTGAAGCACGTTACACAGATATAAGAGATGACCGTGTAAATTTCTATTTCGATTTGAATCAGCAATCTAAAAAAACAGAGACAAAAACCTTTACTGTTTTACTGAATGCGGCCTATTTAGGGAATTATTATTTACCAGGAGTTCAGGTAGAAGCGATGTATGATAACGATTATTTAGTGAGAACTAAAGGACGTTGGATTGATGTTGTAAAATAA
- a CDS encoding MBL fold metallo-hydrolase, with the protein MKIYPIETGNFKLDGGAMFGVVPKTIWQKTNPADSNNLINMSMRCMLIEDGDRLILIDTGLGSKQSDKFFGYYYLFGDFSLDSSLKKHGFHRDDITDVFLTHLHFDHCGGVIEWNSEKTLLQPAFKNAKFWSNDKHWQWATEPNAREKASFLKENINPIKESGQLNFIHRNSIDQIGFDVLFMDGHTEKQMLPKLNYQGKTIVFMADLLPTVGHIPLPYVMGYDTRPLLTIKEKAAFLNEAADNNYYLFLEHDAYNEICTVQHTEKGVRLKNIHKFTDIFN; encoded by the coding sequence ATGAAGATTTATCCAATAGAAACAGGTAATTTTAAGTTAGATGGTGGTGCAATGTTTGGCGTTGTTCCTAAAACTATCTGGCAAAAAACAAATCCTGCAGACTCAAACAATTTAATTAATATGAGCATGCGTTGTATGCTTATTGAAGATGGAGATCGTCTCATATTAATAGACACGGGCTTAGGTTCTAAACAATCAGATAAGTTTTTTGGCTATTATTATTTATTCGGAGATTTTTCTTTAGATAGTTCTCTGAAAAAACATGGTTTTCATAGAGATGATATTACAGATGTTTTTTTAACACATTTGCATTTTGATCATTGTGGAGGTGTTATTGAATGGAATTCTGAAAAAACATTACTACAACCCGCTTTTAAGAATGCAAAATTTTGGTCTAATGACAAGCATTGGCAGTGGGCAACCGAGCCTAACGCTAGAGAAAAAGCTTCCTTTTTAAAAGAAAATATCAATCCTATAAAAGAAAGCGGACAATTAAATTTTATCCATAGAAATTCTATAGATCAAATTGGGTTTGATGTTTTGTTTATGGACGGTCATACAGAAAAACAAATGTTACCAAAGCTGAATTACCAAGGTAAAACTATTGTTTTTATGGCAGATTTATTACCAACAGTTGGGCACATTCCTTTGCCTTATGTAATGGGTTATGACACAAGACCTTTATTAACAATAAAAGAAAAAGCAGCTTTTTTAAATGAAGCAGCAGACAATAATTACTATCTTTTTCTAGAGCATGATGCGTACAATGAAATTTGTACAGTACAACATACAGAAAAAGGAGTTCGATTAAAGAACATACATAAATTTACAGACATATTTAATTAA
- the folB gene encoding dihydroneopterin aldolase yields the protein MGIIQVNNIKLYAFHGCLDEEAKIGSEYRVDVEVKASLRKSSKTDELADTVDYVHLNHIVKEEMAIRSKLLEEVAQRILNRLFKEIRKVKSAKVSVAKINPPIGGNVEEVVIILTKKR from the coding sequence ATGGGAATTATACAAGTAAACAATATCAAACTATATGCATTTCACGGTTGTTTAGATGAAGAGGCTAAAATAGGAAGTGAATACCGAGTAGATGTAGAAGTAAAGGCAAGTTTAAGAAAATCTTCAAAAACAGATGAATTGGCAGACACGGTAGATTATGTGCATTTAAATCATATTGTAAAAGAAGAAATGGCTATTCGTTCTAAGCTTTTAGAAGAGGTTGCACAACGCATTCTAAATCGTCTTTTTAAAGAAATAAGAAAGGTAAAAAGTGCCAAAGTTTCTGTAGCAAAAATAAATCCACCAATAGGCGGAAACGTAGAAGAAGTTGTTATAATTCTCACAAAAAAGCGATAA
- a CDS encoding S8 family peptidase, which produces MSVLKPIIYTAVAAFLLASCKTSVNTIPVPNGTDTVINVPAKKGVLTESEEHVWSHMDLQTDSIPGMSIAKAYQFLEGKNGTTVIVAIADSGIDVEHEDLKDVAWVNLKEVAGNNKDDDNNGYVDDIHGWNFLGNKAGKIVNADQLELTRIVKKGMDKFGDKKASEIADADKTEFQQFLKLKEKYTKSVDAHKEELANLKQTEDRISQIEQNFMEVKKFLGKQELSVENLKSAKPESAQLAAKIADVSNMLGRGMSEAGLLDYKKQLTDYKKGKDASKSYDLDFNERQTLGDDLYDITDKFYGNNNVIGSKDLESHGTHVAGIVAASRNNGKGVNGVANNVKIMAVRVVPDGDEHDKDIALGIRYAVDNGAKVINTSFGKAYSPNKQWVYDAIKYAASKDVLIVNAAGNDGKDIDVERTYPNDSEDLVNEISDNVLTIGAMSLHYDEKLPATFSNYGKMNVDVFAPGVAIYATFPKDEYQAISGTSMAAPSSAGVAALVRSYYPQLSASQVKHILMNSGIKINFEVIKPGTKEEKVPFSDLSVSGRVVNAYNAVKMADRIVNGKK; this is translated from the coding sequence ATGAGCGTATTAAAACCAATTATTTATACAGCAGTAGCTGCATTTTTATTAGCAAGTTGTAAAACATCAGTAAATACAATTCCGGTTCCTAATGGAACTGATACTGTGATTAATGTTCCTGCGAAAAAAGGCGTGTTAACTGAAAGTGAAGAGCATGTTTGGAGTCATATGGATTTACAAACAGATTCTATTCCTGGAATGAGTATTGCAAAAGCATATCAATTTTTAGAAGGAAAGAACGGTACAACAGTTATTGTAGCAATTGCAGATTCTGGTATAGATGTAGAGCATGAAGATTTAAAAGATGTTGCCTGGGTAAACCTAAAGGAGGTTGCTGGCAATAATAAAGATGATGATAATAATGGGTATGTAGATGATATTCATGGTTGGAATTTCTTAGGAAATAAGGCTGGTAAAATTGTAAATGCAGATCAGTTAGAGTTAACCAGAATTGTTAAAAAAGGAATGGATAAGTTTGGTGATAAAAAAGCTTCAGAAATTGCGGATGCTGATAAAACTGAATTTCAACAATTCTTAAAATTAAAAGAAAAATACACAAAATCTGTTGATGCCCACAAGGAAGAGTTAGCCAATCTTAAACAAACCGAAGATAGAATTAGTCAAATTGAGCAGAACTTTATGGAGGTGAAAAAGTTCTTAGGCAAACAAGAGCTTTCTGTAGAAAACTTAAAAAGTGCAAAGCCAGAAAGTGCTCAACTAGCAGCTAAAATTGCAGATGTTTCTAATATGTTAGGCAGAGGAATGTCTGAAGCAGGTTTGTTAGACTATAAAAAACAATTAACAGATTATAAAAAAGGAAAAGATGCTTCTAAAAGTTACGATCTAGATTTTAATGAACGTCAGACTTTAGGAGATGATTTATATGATATCACAGATAAATTCTACGGAAACAATAATGTAATAGGTTCTAAAGATTTAGAAAGCCATGGAACGCATGTTGCTGGTATAGTAGCAGCATCTAGAAACAATGGTAAAGGGGTAAATGGTGTTGCAAATAATGTGAAAATTATGGCAGTAAGAGTTGTGCCAGATGGAGATGAGCATGATAAAGATATCGCTTTAGGAATTCGTTATGCAGTAGATAATGGCGCTAAAGTTATCAATACAAGTTTTGGTAAAGCATACTCACCAAACAAACAATGGGTTTACGACGCAATTAAATATGCAGCAAGTAAAGATGTTTTAATTGTAAATGCTGCAGGTAACGATGGTAAAGATATTGATGTAGAAAGAACATACCCAAATGATTCTGAAGACTTGGTAAATGAAATTTCTGATAATGTTTTAACCATTGGTGCAATGAGTTTGCATTATGATGAAAAATTACCAGCAACTTTTTCTAATTACGGAAAAATGAATGTAGATGTATTTGCACCTGGGGTAGCTATTTATGCAACTTTTCCAAAAGATGAATACCAAGCAATTAGTGGTACTTCTATGGCAGCACCTTCTAGTGCAGGAGTAGCAGCTTTGGTTCGTTCTTATTATCCGCAATTATCTGCAAGTCAGGTAAAACATATTTTAATGAATTCTGGTATCAAAATTAATTTCGAAGTAATTAAGCCAGGAACAAAAGAAGAAAAAGTTCCATTTTCAGATTTATCTGTATCTGGTAGAGTGGTAAATGCCTACAATGCTGTAAAAATGGCAGATAGGATTGTAAACGGAAAAAAATAA
- the pbpC gene encoding penicillin-binding protein 1C → MQIINYIKRHKKKTIFVVVLLMFYAFCLPTKLFTKPTSTVITSNNDELLGALIAKDGQWRFPHNNAVPQKFKTCLIQFEDEHFYKHPGFNPVSIFKALKQNLQAGGVKRGGSTITQQVIRLSRDNRSRTYFEKIKELIFATRLEFRFSKEKIISFWSSNAPFGGNVVGLDAAAWRYFNRNASQLSWAESATLAVLPNAPNLIYPGKNQQKLLLKRNRLLQKLLAKKVIDSLTYELSVLEELPQKPYPLPQIAPHLLQKINKEKKGEFVKTTIDKKLQHQANTIVKNHYNQINKNGIYNISVLVLDVKTRQVLSYVGNSPTDTKHQKDVDVIDKPRSTGSIFKPFLYAAMLDAGDLLPNMLVADVPTNFGSYQPENFDKKYAGAVSAKLALSKSLNVPTVRMLQDFGLEKFHDYLQKLKLKDLNKNPNYYGLTLALGGAESNLWDLCKSYASMASTVNHYTQNSSRYFKNEFCEPTFYGNEKIDFGQKTSEKIIFDAASIYLTFESLKDVNRPNADQNWEFFDSSKQIAWKTGTSFGFRDAWAIGTTKDFVVGVWVGNADGEGRPGLVGVQTAAPILFDIFDKLPNAAWFEKPFDEMTEIEICNKSGYRATQICEEKSLEFVQNAGLKTKPCPFHVLVNVDASENYQVNTSCERLENIKQKSWFVLPPLMEYYYKDKNPFYKSLPKFRNDCLGENKNAMKFIYPTEKSTIFLPKGFDGKKNEIILKVAHSNSEATLFWYVNDRYLGTTKEINEFSTSLEIGDYIISVTDSFGNEIHQKIIVRD, encoded by the coding sequence ATGCAGATAATAAACTACATAAAACGCCATAAGAAGAAAACAATATTCGTTGTTGTTTTACTGATGTTCTATGCATTTTGTTTGCCAACAAAGTTATTTACAAAACCTACATCAACTGTAATTACGAGTAATAATGATGAGTTGTTGGGTGCATTGATAGCAAAAGATGGGCAATGGCGTTTTCCTCATAATAATGCTGTTCCGCAGAAGTTTAAAACCTGTTTAATTCAGTTTGAAGATGAACATTTTTATAAACATCCTGGGTTTAATCCGGTTTCTATTTTTAAAGCATTAAAACAAAATTTGCAAGCAGGAGGTGTAAAAAGAGGCGGAAGTACAATTACGCAACAGGTAATTCGATTAAGTAGAGACAACCGATCTAGAACGTATTTTGAAAAGATAAAAGAATTGATTTTTGCCACACGTTTAGAGTTTCGGTTTTCTAAAGAAAAAATTATTTCTTTTTGGAGTTCAAATGCACCTTTTGGTGGAAATGTAGTTGGTTTAGATGCAGCTGCTTGGAGGTATTTTAATAGAAATGCATCCCAATTATCTTGGGCAGAATCTGCAACCTTAGCAGTTTTACCAAATGCACCAAATCTGATTTATCCGGGGAAAAATCAACAAAAATTATTGCTAAAAAGAAACCGTTTGTTACAAAAATTACTTGCTAAAAAAGTAATTGATTCTTTAACTTATGAATTATCTGTTTTAGAAGAATTGCCACAGAAACCGTATCCACTTCCGCAAATAGCACCGCATTTATTACAGAAAATTAACAAAGAAAAAAAAGGGGAGTTTGTAAAAACGACAATTGATAAAAAATTACAACATCAAGCGAATACCATTGTAAAAAACCACTACAATCAAATTAATAAAAACGGAATTTATAATATTTCTGTGTTGGTTTTAGATGTAAAAACAAGACAGGTTTTAAGTTATGTTGGTAATTCGCCAACAGATACTAAACATCAAAAAGATGTAGATGTTATAGACAAACCAAGAAGTACAGGAAGTATCTTTAAACCATTTTTGTACGCTGCCATGTTAGATGCTGGAGATTTGTTGCCCAATATGTTGGTTGCAGATGTACCTACAAACTTTGGAAGTTATCAACCAGAAAACTTTGATAAAAAATATGCAGGAGCAGTTTCAGCAAAATTAGCCTTGTCAAAATCTTTAAATGTGCCAACCGTAAGAATGTTACAAGATTTTGGATTGGAGAAATTTCATGATTATTTACAAAAATTAAAGTTAAAAGATTTAAATAAGAATCCGAATTATTATGGATTAACATTGGCTTTAGGAGGAGCAGAAAGTAACTTGTGGGATTTATGTAAAAGTTACGCATCCATGGCATCAACAGTAAATCATTATACCCAAAATTCTAGCAGGTATTTTAAAAATGAGTTTTGTGAACCTACTTTTTATGGAAATGAAAAGATTGATTTTGGGCAAAAAACATCCGAAAAGATAATTTTTGATGCGGCTTCTATCTATTTAACTTTCGAGAGTTTGAAAGATGTAAACAGACCAAATGCAGACCAAAATTGGGAATTTTTCGATTCATCAAAACAAATTGCTTGGAAAACCGGAACCAGTTTTGGTTTTAGAGATGCTTGGGCAATTGGTACTACGAAAGATTTTGTAGTAGGAGTTTGGGTTGGAAACGCAGATGGAGAAGGAAGACCCGGTTTGGTTGGTGTGCAAACTGCTGCACCCATTTTATTCGATATTTTTGATAAATTACCAAATGCAGCATGGTTTGAAAAACCGTTTGATGAAATGACAGAGATCGAGATTTGTAATAAAAGTGGTTACAGAGCAACACAGATTTGCGAAGAGAAATCATTGGAGTTTGTTCAAAATGCTGGGTTAAAAACAAAACCTTGTCCGTTTCATGTTTTGGTAAATGTAGACGCATCCGAAAATTACCAAGTAAATACTTCTTGTGAACGTTTAGAGAACATTAAACAAAAATCTTGGTTTGTGTTGCCGCCATTAATGGAGTATTATTACAAAGATAAAAATCCGTTTTATAAATCGTTGCCAAAATTTAGAAACGATTGTTTGGGCGAAAATAAAAATGCGATGAAGTTTATCTATCCAACAGAAAAAAGCACGATTTTTTTACCAAAAGGGTTTGATGGAAAAAAGAATGAAATTATATTAAAAGTTGCCCATTCTAATAGTGAAGCTACTTTGTTTTGGTATGTAAATGACAGGTATTTAGGAACCACTAAAGAAATAAATGAGTTTTCAACATCTTTAGAAATAGGTGATTATATAATTTCAGTTACAGATAGTTTTGGAAATGAAATTCATCAAAAAATAATTGTAAGAGATTGA